A genomic region of Zea mays cultivar B73 chromosome 6, Zm-B73-REFERENCE-NAM-5.0, whole genome shotgun sequence contains the following coding sequences:
- the LOC542108 gene encoding fructokinase-2, which produces MAPLGDGGAAAAAASNNLVVSFGEMLIDFVPDVAGLSLAESGGFVKAPGGAPANVACAIAKLGGSSAFVGKFGDDEFGHMLVNILKQNNVNAEGCLFDKHARTALAFVTLKHDGEREFMFYRNPSADMLLTEAELDLGLVRRARVFHYGSISLISEPCRSAHMAAMRAAKAAGVLCSYDPNVRLPLWPSPDAAREGILSIWKEADFIKVSDDEVAFLTRGDANDEKNVLSLWFDGLKLLVVTDGDKGCRYFTKDFKGSVPGFKVDTVDTTGAGDAFVGSLLVNVAKDDSIFHNEEKLREALKFSNACGAICTTKKGAIPALPTVATAQDLIAKAN; this is translated from the exons ATGGCGCCTCTAGGAGACGGCGGAGCTGCTGCCGCGGCGGCGTCCAACAACCTGGTGGTGTCGTTCGGCGAGATGCTGATCGACTTCGTCCCCGACGTGGCCGGGCTGTCGCTGGCCGAGTCGGGCGGCTTCGTCAAGGCACCCGGCGGCGCGCCCGCCAACGTCGCCTGCGCCATCGCCAAGCTCGGCGGATCCTCCGCCTTCGTAGGCAAG TTCGGCGACGACGAGTTCGGGCACATGCTGGTGAACATCCTGAAGCAGAACAACGTGAACGCGGAGGGGTGCCTGTTCGACAAGCACGCGCGGACGGCGCTGGCCTTCGTGACGCTCAAGCACGACGGGGAGCGCGAGTTCATGTTCTACAGGAACCCGAGCGCGGACATGCTGCTGACGGAGGCGGAGCTGGACCTGGGCCTGGTGCGGCGCGCCAGGGTGTTCCACTACGGCTCCATCTCGCTCATCTCCGAGCCGTGCCGCTCGGCGCACATGGCCGCCATGCGCGCAGCCAAGGCCGCGGGCGTGCTCTGCTCCTACGACCCCAACGTGCGCCTCCCGCTCTGGCCGTCGCCCGACGCCGCACGCGAGGGCATCCTCAGCATCTGGAAGGAGGCCGACTTCATCAAGGTCAGCGACGACGAGGTGGCCTTCCTCACGCGCGGGGACGCCAACGACGAGAAGAACGTGCTGTCCCTGTGGTTTGACGGGCTCAAGCTGCTCGTCGTCACCGACGGGGACAAGGGATGCAGGTACTTCACCAAGGACTTCAAGGGCAGCGTGCCCGGCTTCAAGGTCGACACCGTCGACACCACCGGCGCCGGCGACGCCTTCGTCGGCTCCCTCCTCGTCAACGTCGCCAAGGACGACTCCATCTTCCAC AACGAGGAGAAGCTCCGCGAGGCTCTCAAGTTCTCCAACGCCTGCGGCGCCATCTGCACCACCAAGAAGGGCGCCATCCCGGCGCTGCCCACGGTCGCCaccgcccaggacctcatcgccaAGGCCAACTAG